From Inquilinus sp. KBS0705, a single genomic window includes:
- a CDS encoding YjgP/YjgQ family permease, which yields MKKIHLLLLKSFIRPFIVTLFIVMFVLLMLFLFKYIDDLIGKGFKWYIILELMMYNSATNVAMALPLSVLLSSIMTYGSLGENYELVAIKSAGISLRRAMYPMMVVVSILSVAAFLFSDYMLPVANLKYYSLLYDARKQGSADLLPENVFSNRFPGYSIRVKRKDPDGQTLHGIMIYRREGQLQINQTVTFAKSGLMYRSKDDLFLILKLYDGVSYEEKPDANNYNQRQQLIRTRFKETEQKFDLSDFKMKRTDENEFRNASMMMNLRQIKHYVDSTGKNVDSTVAANYNLIKPYIKYFYTAEKSKFKALPADSVKLKTLNEKLNAINTAASEVHQVQEMLKSRSNTYKETTKSIRRYILEYQKKFTMGAACIVLFLIGAPLGAIIRKGGLGLPVVVSVIFFLIYYIIGTIGEKSAKEGSLSPLIGSWIAIAVLFPIGIFLSYKAATDSVLFDMELYKRFFKKLRFRKAAKPV from the coding sequence ATGAAGAAAATACATTTGCTGTTACTAAAGTCATTTATAAGGCCTTTTATAGTTACCTTATTTATAGTGATGTTTGTATTGCTGATGCTTTTTCTGTTTAAATACATCGACGATTTAATAGGTAAAGGCTTTAAGTGGTACATTATATTAGAGTTGATGATGTACAATTCGGCTACAAACGTAGCTATGGCACTACCACTATCCGTGCTGCTATCATCCATCATGACCTATGGCAGCCTGGGCGAGAATTACGAACTGGTAGCCATTAAATCGGCCGGTATATCGTTGCGCCGCGCCATGTACCCTATGATGGTTGTAGTAAGCATATTAAGTGTGGCTGCGTTCCTCTTCTCAGATTACATGCTGCCGGTAGCTAACCTTAAATATTATTCGCTATTATACGATGCCCGTAAGCAAGGCTCGGCCGATCTGCTGCCCGAGAATGTTTTTAGCAACCGTTTTCCCGGTTATTCTATAAGGGTAAAAAGGAAAGACCCCGACGGCCAAACGCTACACGGTATAATGATATACAGGCGCGAGGGGCAGCTGCAAATAAACCAAACGGTTACGTTTGCAAAATCGGGCCTCATGTACCGTTCAAAAGACGACTTGTTTTTAATATTGAAGTTATACGATGGCGTGAGCTACGAAGAAAAGCCCGATGCCAATAACTACAACCAGCGCCAGCAACTGATACGCACCAGGTTTAAAGAAACGGAGCAGAAGTTTGACCTGTCGGACTTTAAGATGAAGCGAACCGATGAAAATGAGTTTAGGAATGCATCGATGATGATGAATCTGCGGCAGATCAAACATTATGTAGATTCGACAGGTAAAAACGTAGATAGTACCGTAGCGGCAAATTATAACCTGATAAAGCCCTACATCAAATACTTTTATACTGCCGAAAAATCAAAATTTAAAGCCCTGCCGGCCGACTCGGTAAAGTTAAAAACCCTGAATGAAAAGCTTAATGCCATTAACACAGCAGCAAGCGAGGTGCATCAGGTGCAGGAGATGTTAAAAAGCCGCAGCAATACCTATAAAGAAACCACTAAAAGCATACGCAGGTATATATTGGAGTACCAAAAAAAGTTTACAATGGGCGCGGCCTGTATTGTGCTGTTCTTAATTGGTGCACCCTTGGGGGCTATTATACGTAAAGGTGGTTTGGGGCTGCCTGTGGTAGTATCGGTAATTTTCTTTTTGATCTATTATATCATCGGTACCATTGGCGAAAAATCGGCCAAGGAGGGGAGCTTGTCGCCATTAATAGGCTCGTGGATAGCTATTGCGGTGCTGTTCCCGATAGGGATTTTCCTGTCGTATAAGGCCGCTACCGATTCGGTTTTGTTTGATATGGAATTGTATAAACGTTTCTTTAAAAAACTACGTTTTCGTAAGGCGGCTAAGCCTGTATAG